TTTGAGGTATGACATCTTggttttaaggaaatatttgaatcttttaccttttttttttttttaataggctccacacaccatgtggggcttgaactcatagctgtgaggtcaagagtcacatgctctactgcctgagctagccaggtgcccgtTGAAGTCTTTACTTTTGTACTACAGATGTGTAGGAGAAGTTTGATAATTGCTAACTTACCTTCTGGAATTTCTATAgggaagaaaacttttttttttttttaaagattttatttatttatttgagagagagagaatgagagacagagagcacgagagggaggagggtcagagggagaagcagactccctgcccttcagggagcccgatgtgggactcgatcctgggactccaggatcatgacctgagccgaaggcagttgcttaaccaactgagctacccaggcaccccgggaagaACACTTCTTTAGTAGTGTGAAGTATGAGAGTCTTCAAAATAATtcagcaagttttttttttttttaagattttatttatttgacagagagagaaatagcgagagagggaacacaagcagggggagtaggacagggagaagcaggcttcctgccgagcagggagcctgatgcgggactcgatcccaggacactgggatcatgacctgagccgaaggcagacgcttaacgactgagccacccaggcacccaattcaGCAAGTTCTTGACAGTGAATACTTCTACTGATAATTTAATGTATATTccaaatcataattttatttctttttttttcttttcttttttttttttattcttatgttaatccccatacattacatcattagttttagatgaagtgttccatgattcattgtttgtgcataacacccagtgctccatgcagccaAATCATAATTTTAATGACCATATAGAAGTCCACCATATGGAATCCTCATTATTGAACAAATTGTATTTTGgttcttttccattttgctaTACTTTAATTAATGCTGTAAGGAATGTCTTTTATATAAATCTGTTTCTAGAATTCTGGTTACTTACTTGGAATAAATTCCTCAATATAGTATTGTTTgcttaaagtataaaaatttttaaaaaaggtctttgatcctatttttaaattgttctccaggaagtttatattaatttatatgccCAGCAACAGAGTATGAAATGGCCATTTTTCTCAAgacaggaaaaattttaaaaagttattcagTTTTAAACATATGCAgcgattaaaaagtaaaatggaaaatgattacTGCTCAGTTTTTCAAAATCTCTCTTATAAAATTAATCCAAAAGTCTATGCTGTAAGCACATATGACTCTTTATTGTTTACTTAATTAATATGGATCCTGTGTTCTAAAAGGGGTTttcaaatgatttataaaatggatagaggggcgtctgggtggctcagttggttaagggtctgcctttggctcaggtcatgatcccagtgtcctgggatcgagccccatctccagatctctgctcggtggggtgcctacttctccctctccctctgcctgctgctccctctgcttgtgctctctctccctctctctgtgaaataaataaataaaatctttaaaaaaaagtaaaatgaataataatcaACAAGGTAAATTGAGAATATTGcagaagaaacataaaatgtatagggctatgtatattaaatgtatagataTTAGACTCCCCAGCCTAGTCCTGGATCACCGTAATCTGCAGGTGTATGTTGTGTAAATGACATCTGGAGATGCTGTCTTATACTGCAAATTATTTTTGGAGGGACCTGTGATGTTTTGTGATGTAGAAATTACGTCTAGtgaatttataaacttttttataaAGAGCAACTTCTCTTTTTAATCAGTAACTACATTAACTGTTCTAATGGAGGAGTAATTATGACTATATgggaaaaatgataatttttaaatctaactttcttgaataatttcaaaattcctTTCTCTACAGTATCTACCAGGGGTAGTACAAACCTTTTTACTAAGCTGCGTAATGCTTTCTCATTGCTTCTTTTCAACTATATATATCTTTTGCAAGAGATTGAAGTGAGAAAGTAAACGTGAgcctgagaaaggaaaaaaattgagaacataGAAATTTCATTTGGATAATAAACCAACATATGTGGAACCAGAtcataaaatgaactttttattgcttacaaaacattttaaaataagcacattTATTTGCAGATTTACCttcaaacaggaaaaagaaaaaagaagaaatgcaggtaaattatatgaaaaaatgagGGAgcaattcagagaaaaagaagagcgGTATAATAAAGAAGTTGAAATGAAACAACAACTTGAACTGCCTCTTGCAACAGTAGGTGTGGGATTGAGGACTGTAAGAAATAATTTGGATCAGGTAAGTCTTTGATAAAAATTGCATATTTCCGTCAGTACTATTTATAATATACCCTTGatttaatgtatattatttaggtataaaatagataaaaaatttaattttatcctaataggaactataatatttttagttaaaattattAACTTATTGGAATTCTTGGCCTCTCATATATGCTCTCTATATACTTTCTGAATGAAGGGATGGAAGGTAAATTGAGATAAATGTGAatgttggctttcttttttaaagattttatttattttcagagagagagcatgagcaagggaaggagtaaagggggagggagagggagggaaaagaatctcaagcagactctgcgctgaatGAAGAGCCCGAATCAGGGTtggatcttacaaccctgagaccatgacctgagcgaaaaccaagggtaggacacttaaccaactgagccacacaggcaccgcagttttggattttttctgttaaaatacaGGCTAAATTGCCTTGAGACTATGATGGAACTAGTTAAATGTTttgtaaagaaattttattttcacatactaTATCTTCTTGTATTTTTACTTCATGACAAATCTAGctgtcatttaaattaaaatttgagttATTCATGCAGCATAAAAATCCTTGTATTTAAAAAGACTACTTCttttgaacatttcttttaagttctcttaatcttttgacttttttttttaaagattttatttatttatttgacagagagatagagagcacaagtacgcagagaggcaggcagagggagagggagaagcagactctctaccgagcggggagcccgacgcagggctcgatcccagggccctgggatcatgacctgagccgaaggcagccgcttaaccgactgagccacccaggcgtctgacttttttttttttactcttgtgATCCAAAATCCTAATGAAAATAGGTCTCTAGGTTGTAGAAGAGCAAAATGACGCTAAGTTACAACTTTCTCGAGAACAGAATGCCAGAGTATTACAAGATGGAATTCTAAAGAATCACCTTTGCAAACAAAAGGAGATAGAAGTGGCTAATAACAGAATGAATTCTGGGgtattttctttagttatttttaagtacgtgtgtttgtatttgtatatatatacattttattttctgaaattattattttttctccgtgtatgcatatatatattttaaaaaccaacacTGTAGATCAAGGAaagcatagaggatttttaaagcatatatgtgtgtgtgtgtgtgtgtgtgtgtgtgtatttggggggGCATAGGGGGTGGTGACATTTTTGGTCCAGTGGATAAAGTAATATCCTTAATTTAAATGCGTTGGTCTGCAAGAGTCAAATAGTGACATTCATAATGTCCTCATCCAAAGGAGaggcttttattattttccataagaaTTGTTGAGCTTTCCATATGATCAAAACTATTTCTACTAACAACATGTGTTTCAACTTTTGGCAGTGACTTCATCACCTCTGTATTGAAAGAGAAGCTAGCTTAACACTGCCACTGATGAACAGGAGAAGAGTGTAGCCTGTTTAGAGACTTTATTTTGGATTTAGTCTCTACTTTTGAGAAAAGTAGCAATTTGCTCCAAGTAGTATCCTATTTCATTACAGGGCACTTTTGGAACAATTATACGCTAATGATAATTTATTGATGAGTGTTTTATTCCTAATAAAATAGCTCAGTGTATTTTCccctattttaaacattttaaacatcatgaagaggaaataaaatttattgcaCCAGCAAATAATCTCACGATTTTTCTAAGAGCTGTATAAATTTTACCTTATTTACCGtcagtattttgaaatataagGCTTCTTTTGTATTTATGATTTACACTAGAGAAGAGCTGCGGTTTGGTGTAAGAGCACTAGTAGTGGAGTAAGAAGACCTGGGGAAAGTCCTGCAGCTCACTTAATGTTTTTAACCTCTCCATTCCAGAATTGTGGTAACTAAAAAGTTCACTGATGTCGGTAGAAGTGTTTATAGTATAGTGCCTAGATTTGTCAGTTATCAGTAGATGTAATTCTTATAAGTGACCATAGAAATGTTAGAAAAGTAGAATTTCTATGGAATATTGTCAGGAAAAAAgacttttagaaaatttaatctGTCAAAATAAATGCAGAGCTAGGGATTTTATTATGGGGTAGCTATGTTAGATATCAGAGTGTAAATTCAATTTTTAGTGTAATcagatttattaatcttttatttcagGCTTTCAGGGTTTGttttaaatcagagaaagacctttCCAGTTCTGAGGTTCTTAAAAATTttgtgttggtttcttttttcctttcatgcaTTCACTGTCTTCAATTAAATTTTTGAAACTTTGGGAATTTATGCTTGTATCAAGTTTGAGGTTTGgacccaactttatttttttccagttgggATATCCACTTACTGCAACCTATTCATTGTATAAACAtaggtttttctttaatttcagagaaaatcAGGATAATGTCATTTTATTGAGTTCCAGCTAAAAGTCTCCTTTGTTTTACTTAGATTTCTAAGagtcataaagaagaaaaagatctgtTGTCTAAAACCCACATGTGGCAGGATGAAATTGCCATGCTAAGACTGGAAATAGACACAGTAAACAATAAG
The nucleotide sequence above comes from Neomonachus schauinslandi unplaced genomic scaffold, ASM220157v2 HiC_scaffold_969, whole genome shotgun sequence. Encoded proteins:
- the LOC123323799 gene encoding ankyrin repeat domain-containing protein 26-like — its product is MREQFREKEERYNKEVEMKQQLELPLATVGVGLRTVRNNLDQVVEEQNDAKLQLSREQNARVLQDGILKNHLCKQKEIEVANNRMNSGISKSHKEEKDLLSKTHMWQDEIAMLRLEIDTVNNKNQEMEKKYCEDIESIKKECQSSKDHKTE